GACAGCGTGACCTTGACTTCCGTCTATAATGTTAAAATATCATCACTCTTGAAGAAGCTACGAAGAAGCTACCCACAAACTCCATCAGGCTCATTCTCTCTCTCTCTGCTCGTATTCTTGAcctcaattttattttttcaaaaaaaacccAATATGGAGAGTAGTAGTGGTAGCTTTGAAAGCAAGAAGAGGAAGATTTGCAATGATAATGGTGAAAAAGAAGAAGACGATGATGAGGAAGAGAAGATGGAGAAATTCTATGCTCTCATCAACAACATACGTGAGGCACGCGATCGTTTCATCATCAACAACACCAAGAAGCGAAAGCTTGAAGGAGAAAAGCATGTGGTTGCAGTGTGGAAGCCGTCGTTTCAACATCAAGATTTCATGGAAAAAGGGATGATGATCCTGAAGAAACCCACTACCATGAGCGGCTTCACTGCTACTTCTCAAACCAAACAAGAAACTGGTAATTATGATGTGGAAGCTGAGGGGGTTAAAGTTAAACAAGGATTAGACCTTACGCTTTCCCTTTAATTTTGAGGGATTTATTTTCATAGAAGTTTAAGAAACAAGGTCGAGAATGTAGCTTGGAGCAGAGGCGCCATGGCGGGGATCCAACTGTTGGTTTGCACCAAATAAAGTAGTTGAGTACTGCATGTTGCGCTCTAAAAGGTGAGACCACATCATCAAGCATGCAAGCTTTTCTTCTTCTACATTTATTAATTTCCATAATCACGAATGTAAAAATCCTAGCTGTTTCTGTTACATCCCTTATATATACCCACATTTAGGCTCCATTTAAATTCTACTGAAACACCGGTGCATAGTTTGCTAAATAATTTTCACTACAAATTGATTGTATGTTGGTAGTAATGTCTTGTGAGATCTTATGAGATTCTTTTTAAATTAATAGTCATGGTTAAAAGATAAAAATGAGCATATTTTAATTGTTTGATTAAGTCAcgttaaaaattagaaatttgtgCTGGTGACTTAAAACATGTTGAATTGATTACATTAAAAATCAATTTATCTCCTTC
Above is a genomic segment from Gossypium arboreum isolate Shixiya-1 chromosome 8, ASM2569848v2, whole genome shotgun sequence containing:
- the LOC108458713 gene encoding protein NIM1-INTERACTING 3-like; its protein translation is MESSSGSFESKKRKICNDNGEKEEDDDEEEKMEKFYALINNIREARDRFIINNTKKRKLEGEKHVVAVWKPSFQHQDFMEKGMMILKKPTTMSGFTATSQTKQETGNYDVEAEGVKVKQGLDLTLSL